The window TAGACGATACCTTCAGGCTTGATGCCTTTGCGAAGGCGTTTAAGCTGATTCTACTTGCGGGTGCCGGATTGGTGATGCTTTTGGCCATCAGCTATGAGCCAAAGGAAGGCATGAAGGAGTATCGTGGAGAATTCTTTTATCTTTTCTTAGCTGCCTTACTGGGCGCTATGATTATGACGTCAAGTGGAGACTTGATTACGCTGTATGTAGGACTTGAATTGCTTTCACTTTCCTCCTATATACTGGCAGGGATTCGCAAGACGAACCTGCAGTCCAATGAGTCGGCGATGAAATATGTGGTGAACGGGGCGTTATCCTCTGCCATCACGCTGTTTGGTTTGAGCTATGTGTTTGGCTTAACGGGCACAACTAATTTGGCTGATATGCGAAATGTATTAATGGGAATTAATGATTCTCAGCAGGTCTATCTATTAGTCATTGCCTTCTTCATGGTCTTTGTTGGTTTATCGTTTAAAATTGCGGCAGCGCCCTATCATATGTGGGCGCCGGATGTATACCAGGGTGCACCAACACCGGTTACTGCCTTTTTAAGTGTAGTCTCAAAGGCTGCCGGGTTTGCCTTAATTGTTCGGATTATTCTTTCCATCTTTGCCAGCGTGGCAACAGATGGTCCAGGCTCCACGTCGATTCTGATGAATATGGAGCATTACATTGCGTTTATCGCAGCGGCGACGATGATTATCGGGAACGTGGTCGCATTGCGTCAGACAAATATCAAGCGTTTGTTTGCTTACTCGAGTGTCGCGCATGCCGGTTATTTATTGGTGGCTGTCGCAGCGCTATCCCTGTTCATGTTTGATTCGCTTTGGTTCTATTTAGTCGCTTATCTGTTCATGAACATGGGCGCCTTTGCGATTATCCAGCTTGTGACAGAGAAATCCGATTCAGAGGATTTGAGTCATTTTGCCGGCTTATATAAGCGGGCACCGTGGCTGGCAGTGGCATTGGCCGTACTCGTTCTATCGTTAGCCGGAATTCCGGGTACAGCCGGCTTTATCGGTAAGCTGAACATCATAACAGGGGCACTTGTCCGTGATGAAGCCAACTATGTGCTAGTCGGGATTATGATTGCCACAACGGTTGTATCGTATGTGTATTATTTCAGGATTTTGGCCCAGGTATTCTTTAAACCGGCTCCTGAGGGAAGCGAAAAGGTGAAAATTAAGGTTCCAGTTGGAATCGGGATTGTCATAGTCCTTTGTGTCGTTGCCAGCGTCGCCTTCGGAATCTTCCCGAACCTGGCGTTTGACTTCCTGCAAACACAATTTTATGAGTTTGGCGACTTTTTAAGATAAAGGGATAGGTAAAAAGAAGGAGATTTGCTTCTCCTTCTTTTTTTTTCGTATGGTGAGCTCGGACTTTGGAGTTGAGTGGAAGGGCTGTATCCTGTCTCCTGTTTCCTGCAAAAAAAGGAAAGCGATGGAATAACGTCTTTATTTTCCCGTTTAGGTTAACTTTTCTCTTTTCATTCATATGCTTAAGTATGAGGAGTGAAATGCGATGAAAAAGGGACAGGAGCCGTTTGAGATTGAAACACTTAAGCATATTCGAAATCGACTTGATTATATTTACTCCATTTCTAAGCGATACAGCCATGATCAGCCTGAGTTAATGGATACGGTCGCAAGCTTAGCCTCGATCGCGAAAATGTTTGCCAATGTAAAGATGGAAGAGTTAAAGGGAAGTGTGGAAACGGAGGGCTCTCAGGGATATATTGTGCGGAATCTCGGGAATGCCTTCTCGAGAATGCAGGATTATGAAAAACAGCAGGACCCGAAGTTCCCTGATTGGAAGCTGTGATGCCTGCTTGAGAGGGCTTCAATCGTTAGAAAAAAAATAAATCTCTTTAAAGGCGCCTGTTTGGCGTCTTTTTGTTTTGGACGCGTGACTAATTTTTTCACGATAAATCAGCAGTTGAATACGAATAATATAGATGGACGATAGTGTATAACTTCGAAATGTTTTTGAAATAATTTTGAAATATTTGAAACCTTTTTGTTGGTCATTCGTTAAATAAGGGGTGCGGCTTGTGTGTTTTTGCATTCCTCAGTCGTTTTATTCGTCGTCTAAGGTCCTTTTTATAGGAGAGTGATGGAAGATGTGGTAAAATATTGATTGGAGTGTAAAAAAAGGGGGAGATGATGTGTTAACGTCGTATGGACCACAAGCGATTTTGAGTATAATCTCGCATCTCGTGTTTATTGCGTTAGCATGGTGGGCCTTGATGGCGATAAACTTTGAAAAGTTTTTACGTCCTAATCGGGTGTTTCAAGCGAGATTGCTCTATATTTTGCTATCGATTGCGATTGGTTCAATCGTTAGTAACTTTTTCCTCGACTACCTGGCATGGTCACAGCAGCTTCCACTTTTATTGGAATAGAAATTGGAAAAAAGATAGGTCTTCATACACGTTTCCAATTTGGAGATTTTTCAGTACAATTCAATTTGGTATGATGTAAAACCTAGCTCACATACATAGACATCATTTTGTTCATTTTTTTACAAAGTCATTGTCAAAAAGTGACGGTATTTTCTAAGTATGTAACTTCCTCTCTTGGTAACAATGGTAGTAAGGAGAGGAGTACGGTACATGAAAAAAATACTCTATGTGGTCGTCGCTTTGTCAGCGGTTGGAATGATACTTTTGAATATGGCCAGTGCAAAGGGAAAGGAAGAATTAGATCTCTTTAAAATGGCTGAAGTTCTAGAAGGCGAAAAGATTGATATTAACAAATGGACCTTACATGCAAGAAAGAGTTTGGAAAATGTCCAAGCACAGGAGAAGATGAAGGAGTTAAGCTCTGAATACTCCGATATGAATTGGGAGATTTCGGAGGACAATGAAAAATGGCACGCAAAGGCGGTTATGTCAGAAGATAACGGCATAAACGAAACGCTTCAAATTCTTTCCACCGGTGAGGGTAACCAGATGCAAAGCTACTTGATCTATGAGATTACAGGTGAAGGCTGGCAAAAGGAAACGAAGGAATTTATCGAGCAGGTGATTGTCGAAAAACTTAGCGACATATTTCATGGAAAAGCCATTATTTTCTCTTGTATATTTAGCGAGTT of the Bacillus tuaregi genome contains:
- a CDS encoding YwmB family TATA-box binding protein, which encodes MKKILYVVVALSAVGMILLNMASAKGKEELDLFKMAEVLEGEKIDINKWTLHARKSLENVQAQEKMKELSSEYSDMNWEISEDNEKWHAKAVMSEDNGINETLQILSTGEGNQMQSYLIYEITGEGWQKETKEFIEQVIVEKLSDIFHGKAIIFSCIFSEFGDKMNKSLPSHVNELLRAFEANEIETLEEDSFISTTAYTKLFSESFKGQSEEMNLQLGVRNQGLGGKTTLVVGTPIITVEY
- the nuoN gene encoding NADH-quinone oxidoreductase subunit NuoN; this translates as MDLETLLSFEWGIMMPEFIILGVATIITVLDLFMPKTQGRKILGWLGFVGILAAIASLLGLLDKEVTSILDDTFRLDAFAKAFKLILLAGAGLVMLLAISYEPKEGMKEYRGEFFYLFLAALLGAMIMTSSGDLITLYVGLELLSLSSYILAGIRKTNLQSNESAMKYVVNGALSSAITLFGLSYVFGLTGTTNLADMRNVLMGINDSQQVYLLVIAFFMVFVGLSFKIAAAPYHMWAPDVYQGAPTPVTAFLSVVSKAAGFALIVRIILSIFASVATDGPGSTSILMNMEHYIAFIAAATMIIGNVVALRQTNIKRLFAYSSVAHAGYLLVAVAALSLFMFDSLWFYLVAYLFMNMGAFAIIQLVTEKSDSEDLSHFAGLYKRAPWLAVALAVLVLSLAGIPGTAGFIGKLNIITGALVRDEANYVLVGIMIATTVVSYVYYFRILAQVFFKPAPEGSEKVKIKVPVGIGIVIVLCVVASVAFGIFPNLAFDFLQTQFYEFGDFLR
- a CDS encoding DUF1146 family protein, with amino-acid sequence MLTSYGPQAILSIISHLVFIALAWWALMAINFEKFLRPNRVFQARLLYILLSIAIGSIVSNFFLDYLAWSQQLPLLLE